The sequence CAACCGGCGATGGAAGTGGGAGTATAAATGTCTTCCCCAATCCAACCGATGGCATGTTAAACATTACCGGTCTGGCTGAAGATGCAATACTCACGGTGATGAATCTTCAGGGACGGGAATTATGGGTTGAGCGCCAAAAAGCTGAAGGTTTGCTTACCCTTAAAATGGCAAATCATAAACCAGGCATCTATTTCATCAAAATCCAACAAAACGAAGAAACAATTTTCAGGAAGGTTGTTTTGAAATAAAGTGAGGGTTACAAGTTAGGTTTTACCCCGGGTCGGCTGGAAGGCAGGATCGGGGGTTTTAATTATGGCTTGCAAGTTCTGATATGAGATGCTGTTGTTTCAACATTTCTTTTTATAAAAAAAAAGCGCCCCCGGGGAGCGCTTTTATCATCAGTCAATTTGATGAGACAAAATTGTATTTCTTGAACCAGACTACTGTTTTATAACAGGATGCCTGCTTATGTTACCTTCATCTGTTTCGATATGTAAAACGTAAATTCCTGGTCTGAGGCTGGTAATATCTATCTCATTACTTGAAAATTGCATGAGTTTGTGACCAAGTAAATCTAAAACGGAGATTGATTTCAAATTGTCACAATTGATATAAAAATATCCACTGGATGGATTGGGTGAAATGGACACATCGTTTGAAAGACGATGATCCTGAATACTGGTAATAATGTCAAGGCTTTCGACTTCGGCAACATTAATAATCTCGCTTTGGTAATTTGAAACAAAGCCTACAAGATGTAAATTTTCGAGAATGTAATCTTCCGGAATGGTAAAGTTGAATGATTCCGAATAGATCACTCCATACTCAACAGAGGCTGGAATAACTCCCATATAGCCCCAACATTCCGGTTCATTATTCCCCGGGAGTACCTGTCTAACCACATGATTATGGCGGTAGCCAACAATTGGGTTACCCAATCCGAAAAAAGGATGTCCGGGGGTATTGTTATAAAAATTTGTCTGGTCCCATCCCGGACCAACACCATGCAGGCTATCTTCAACAATAAAAACGTTAAACCTGAAATCTCCATCCATTGGAAGTAGGAATGAGGCATTTAATACAACATTCAGTTCCCGGGTTTCAGTGTTGAAACTTGACCCGTCGAAATTTATTTCGCCCAGTGCAAGATCACTCAATATTTCGTTGCCGATATTTTCCCAGTCATCAACTCCAATTCCGGCAGAGGTTCTGTTAATGGTTGCGGTTGGGGCTCCTACAGCCCAAATATTTGCATATATCTCGTGCGCAGGAATGGTCATAGCATCGGTGTAAAAACCTGCATGGTGCGTCACACCAATAAAATTGCTGTAATTGGCAAGCAAAGAGTCCATTTTCAGGTGACCATTAGGACAATAACCACAATGAGTAGTGGTAAACTCCTCAATGAGAACGTGAGGCTGGACGCTTTCGACAACAACGAAGATTTGTCGCGATGCTGAATCGTTAACAGGGTTTTCATCAGCGTTGATTCCATTGAGATCAGAAAGCCAAACATGAAGATCGTACTGCCCGGCAATAGCCTCGATGAGGTTGGAATGTGTTAAAGTATATTCTTCGTTAGTGGAAATATTCAACCCTGAAAAAGTTTCTGTTTTCACATTCATAAAATTGTCAATACTCCAGTTCAAATCTATGGAATTAATCGGTGAGGTACCCAGGTTTTTTATCAAACAACTCACTGCGTTGTTTTCTCCTTCAACATACCTGTCGCTCCCGAGTATTGTTGTCAGGCTTGCATCATAGCTGCCTTGTGCGTCAAAGGTGATGTAAAGGTCGTCAACGGCAATGCCGGTTTGCCCGATAACTCCCTGCAATTCATCAATTTCATAAAAGCCATATTCATATTCCTGGCATTCGGCTGTTAGCTGGCTATGAATCACTTCATAAATCACAACCCCATCTCTGTATCCGCGTACCGTAGCATTAAAAATACCTGACCAGGTTCGGATATTTGCAGTAACCAGATTAAATGTTGAGCCATCTGCCAGTGAAAGCTTCCCACTATTCATCACCAAAGTATTGGGCGCCGAGCATGAACCAAAAGTTGAAAACCAGGTACCGCTTTGAGAAATCACCCAGTCGTAACCATCTTCGGTAAATGCCTTTACTGTGAGATCTGTGATCCCATCGAAATCCAACACAATGCCCGATTGCCCCCCGGTTATTCCGTAACCCGAAACCGTAATGTCCACAGTTCCATTAGCCGGATCGTTACAAACGATTAAGATTGTACCATCAAACAATTGTTGGGCATTTGGAGCAAAAGTAATGGTGAGTATTTCGTTTTCGCCCTGCGCTATCTCTGCGCTTGTAAAATCAACGGAAAATGCACTATTTGAGGAGATGATATCGGTAATTTCCAGAATGGCATTTCCCTGGTTATGGATTGTTACTGTTTGTATGGAAGTGCTATTTACCAGCGTAGTATCAAAAAGAATGGCCATTGGATCAACCATTATCATTGGTGCAGTAATTGGGATATAACCCGATTTTACAGCATTTAAAATGAACTCAGTTTCTTTGTCTGCAACAACACCCACAATCTGGAGCTTATCCATGTCCCATGAGGGGTCAATGGCTACTGAAAAATCCCAGGTGTAGGGTACCCCTACCTGTACCTGGTCGGGAAGGCTTTCGTCAACACCATAAAATCCACCGGGAAGCGCCCGCGCTACATGCTCATATACCATATCTTCCGCAGGAACAGGATTTGGAAGCAATTCGTATCCGCCCATTTCGCCATAGGTACCACCTG is a genomic window of Bacteroidales bacterium containing:
- a CDS encoding T9SS type A sorting domain-containing protein produces the protein TGDGSGSINVFPNPTDGMLNITGLAEDAILTVMNLQGRELWVERQKAEGLLTLKMANHKPGIYFIKIQQNEETIFRKVVLK
- a CDS encoding Omp28-related outer membrane protein, translating into MKKYVIFLFTLFLSLSLAGQNPTCPFNPFEDELNRISFGDGADEIIGEVVSTKPYVKDTIMDLEFTFSLQAVPWTQVDYLELTFPEGITPLGGSPNIYYGYLNPIQGQSISWGADENNSSLATIYPGFYEFYVSVQISSTVSGDQNINCVYSDVYGNPNIYTTALLSECPPVPDLIGLSGLAYLDYYRQVPKSQSSFVPVGLTKNAGSTLTGNTQIQLEVDDFYSETQTIDVPLAFWEKDPADFPVFTAPATGEYNFTFTANASNDWDPSNASNSYTLNVTETKMSYHNNIVKTKANVTNSQAIKGMLFKVMNTDTITAVEFYITKAFAGNMMKAKIFNFNGTTVTNMIAQTAEVETLQDSTWLLANFAEMIILQPGDYLIGICEGSEDEMYLGVATNPPPYGVNWYYYNGTWFNMSTYISQAVNLMINAVFDTYFVPLLDAALQEVSVPEYALQGSFPLSGVIKNNSNVVLQSIDVSYSIDNATPVLETFYPGIASLDEFEFEFSEQPSISETGTHQVKIFISNPNGLPDEVTENDTLQKPIYIMEDAPLRRVLCEESTGTWCGWCVAGHVFMDSMATTYPDQWIGIAVHSGDPMEVPEYATGMYPYIQGYPNGTMNRDVKYIGPLEFEEEFLTIKDQLAPVEVFVENAIINTNESTLTFTMSANFYAALSGVKFNAMIVEDEVTGTGSGWDQTNYYSGGTYGEMGGYELLPNPVPAEDMVYEHVARALPGGFYGVDESLPDQVQVGVPYTWDFSVAIDPSWDMDKLQIVGVVADKETEFILNAVKSGYIPITAPMIMVDPMAILFDTTLVNSTSIQTVTIHNQGNAILEITDIISSNSAFSVDFTSAEIAQGENEILTITFAPNAQQLFDGTILIVCNDPANGTVDITVSGYGITGGQSGIVLDFDGITDLTVKAFTEDGYDWVISQSGTWFSTFGSCSAPNTLVMNSGKLSLADGSTFNLVTANIRTWSGIFNATVRGYRDGVVIYEVIHSQLTAECQEYEYGFYEIDELQGVIGQTGIAVDDLYITFDAQGSYDASLTTILGSDRYVEGENNAVSCLIKNLGTSPINSIDLNWSIDNFMNVKTETFSGLNISTNEEYTLTHSNLIEAIAGQYDLHVWLSDLNGINADENPVNDSASRQIFVVVESVQPHVLIEEFTTTHCGYCPNGHLKMDSLLANYSNFIGVTHHAGFYTDAMTIPAHEIYANIWAVGAPTATINRTSAGIGVDDWENIGNEILSDLALGEINFDGSSFNTETRELNVVLNASFLLPMDGDFRFNVFIVEDSLHGVGPGWDQTNFYNNTPGHPFFGLGNPIVGYRHNHVVRQVLPGNNEPECWGYMGVIPASVEYGVIYSESFNFTIPEDYILENLHLVGFVSNYQSEIINVAEVESLDIITSIQDHRLSNDVSISPNPSSGYFYINCDNLKSISVLDLLGHKLMQFSSNEIDITSLRPGIYVLHIETDEGNISRHPVIKQ